Part of the Terrisporobacter glycolicus ATCC 14880 = DSM 1288 genome is shown below.
AGGATGGCATGATGCAGCATTCTTTAATATAGCAAAAATATTAGAAATAACTCTTCATAACGGTAAAGTTGGAGATAAACAACTTGGGCCTGTTACAGGTGATGTGACAACGTTCACTTCAATAGATCAATTATTTGAAGCATATAAAAAGCAAATGGAATACTTCATATATCACTTAGTGGAAGCTGATAACTGTGTAGATTTAGCTCATGCAGAAAGGGCTCCATTACCATTCCTTTCAGCTTTAGTTGATGATTGTATAGGTAGAGGTAAGAGTGTTCAAGAAGGTGGAGCAATCTACAACTTTACAGGACCGCAAGCATTTGGAGTAGCTGATAGTGGTGACTCAATGTATGCAATTAAGAAGCATGTATTTGATAATAAAGAAGTTACTATGACTGACCTTATGGAAGCTTTAGATAACAACTTTGGATATGGTGCAGATACTCAGTGTTGTGGAGATTCAGCAACTAATGATGAAGAAGCTAAGATATACGAAGCTGTTAAACGTATATTAAGTAGCATGGGTTCATCAAATGCTATAAATATATCAGATATACAAAATACAATAACAAGTGAATTAGCATGCGGAGTATCAGGGGGAGATGTTTCAAAATACGCTGATATAAAGAGAGTAATGGAAAATACAACTTGGTATGGTAATGATGAAGATGAAGTAGATTTATTAGCAAGAAAATGTGGTCAAATATATTCTCACGAAGTTGAAAAATATAAGAATCCTCGTGGAGGTGCATTCCAAGCAGGTTGTTACCCAGTTTCTGCCAACGTTTTATTTGGTAAAGATGTTGCAGCTCTACCAGATGGTAGATTAGCAAAACAACCTTTAGCTGATGGTGTTTCACCAAGACAAGGTAAAGATACAAATGGTCCAACAGCAGCTGCAATGTCTGTTGCAAAATTAGATCACGAAAATTATTCAAATGGAACACTTTATAATCAAAAATTCTTACCTTCAGCATTAGCAGGAGATGAAGGACTTAAGAGATTCGCATCAATAGTAAGATCATATTTTGATCATAAAGGTATGCATGTTCAATTTAACGTAATAGATAGAGAAAAACTTATAGAAGCTCAAAATAATCCAGAAGAACACAAAGACTTAGTTGTACGTGTTGCTGGATATAGTGCTCAATTTACTGTATTAGCTAAAGAAGTACAAGATGACATCATTAGCCGTACAGAACAAAATTTATAAAAATTAGTAGATAGAATAAGAGAGTGAAGGGAGTCATTATGGATTCAATTAATTATAATATGGCAGGAACTGTATTTGATATACAGAGATTCTCATTACATGATGGTCCCGGTATTCGTACAATTGTATTCCTTAAGGGTTGCCCTTTACACTGTAGATGGTGCAGTAATCCTGAAAGTCAAAATAATAATCCTATTGTAATGTATAAAAAAAGTGATTGTTTTAGATGTGGTAGGTGTATTTCGGTTTGCAAAATTGGGGCAATAAGTTTTAATAATGAAACTCATATTGACAGGAATATATGTACGAGCTGCGGAGAATGTACTAACGTTTGTCCATCAGGCGCATTAGTTTTAAAAGGCAAAATGATGACAATTCAACAAGCAATAAAAGAGTTAAAAAAAGATGGAACTATATTTAGAAGATCTGATGGAGGTATTACTCTTTCTGGAGGCGAGCCCCTTGTTCAATATGAGTTTGCATCAGAATTGCTATTAGCCTGTAAAGGTCAGGGATGGAATACAGCTATTGAAACAACTGGGTTTGGAAGTGAAGAAGCTATTGAGAAAGTTATACCATATGTAGATACAGTTTTATTAGATATAAAACATATAAATCCACAAATTCACAAAGAATTTACTGGTGTATCTAATGAAATAATTTTGAAAAATGCTAAACGTATTTCTCAAATTACTAAAACTGTTGTTAGAGTTCCTGTAATACCTGAGTTTAACTATTCTTGTAAAGGTATTGAGGATATTGCCAAGTTTGTAAAAACTCTTGAAAACGTAGATACAATACACCTTTTACCATATCATACTTTTGGTGAAAACAAATACGATCTTTTAGGCAGAGAGTACGTTCTTGATGGACTTAAAAGATTGAACGAAGAAGATTTAGATGAGCATAAAAAAATCGTAGAAAGCTATGGTATTCAATGTATCATAGGTGGATAGTTAAAATAGAGTGGAGGAAAGTTTAATGGATCAGAATTTAATTGAAAAAGTAATGAAGCAAGTAACTGAAGAGTTGGGTGTTAAAAAAGAAAAAGCTAAAGAAAATTGTACTGAAAATAAATCTATTGGTATGACTGAGTTTGTAGGTACTGCAATGGGTGATACTATAGGTCTTGTAATAGCAAGTGTAGATTCAATGTTAGTTGAAACTATGAATTTAGGAAAATATCGTTCAATAGGTATTATTGGTGGAAGAACAGGCGCAGGACCTCAAATATGGGCAGTTGATGAAGCTGTAAAAGCTACAAATACAGAAATTATATCTGTTGAATTACCAAGAGATACAAAAGGTGGAGCAGGTCATGGAAGTCTTATATACATAGGAGCAGATGACGTATCCGATGCTAGAAGAGCAGTTGAAATAGCACTTCAAGCATTACCTAAATATTTTGGCGATGTATATAGTAACGATGCAGGTCATTTAGAATTTCAATATACTGCAAGGGCAAGCTATTGTTTAGAAAAAGCTTTAGGGGCTCCTCTTGGCAAAGCGTTTGGAATGACTTGTGCTGGGCCAGCTGCTATAGGAACAGTTTTAGCAGATATAGCAGTTAAAGCCGCAAATGTAGAGGTTGTTGGATACTGCTCTCCATCTAATGGAACAAGTTATTCAAATGAAATTATTTTAACTTTCACAGGAGATTCAGGAGCAGTAAGACAAGCAGTTAAAGCAGCAATTTCAGCTGGTAAAAAAATGCTTGGAGCTTTAGGTGATGAACCTAAACCTACAACAACTCCATATATATAATATAAAAAATAATTAAAAACTGGTTTTATTAAAAGGAGGCTTATATATGAATTCTGAAGCATTAGGAATGATAGAAACAAAAGGGCTTGTAGGAGCTATAGAAGCAGCTGATGCAATGGTTAAAGCTGCAAATGTTATATTAGTAGGATATGAAAAAATAGGTTCAGGTTTAGTAACAGTAATGGTAAGAGGTGATGTAGGAGCTGTGAAAGCATCAGTAGATGCAGGTACAGCAGCAGCTTCGGCTATAGGTCAAGTAGTATCAACTCATGTAATACCAAGACCACACACAGATGTTGAAAAGATTCTTTCTAATATTAAATAGAAACATTTACATATAAATGTAAAATAGTGCCTCAATTTTACAATTGAGGCGCTTATTGAGATGAGGTGTAGATTTGAATATTAGTGAAGAAAAACTAAGAGAAATTATAAAGAGAGTATTGTTAGAGATTACAAATCAAAGCAATACTCTAAAACAGAATATAGAAAAATTAAAAGTCTATATATTTTGTAGTAAAAAATGTGACTCAGAGTATTTAGATTTTTTAGAACAGATATATAAAAGTGATTTATTTCATATTCACCTAGTTGCAGATGATATATTAAAAAATAATCTTTGTAAATCACATATAAATAAATATGTTCCAGATGAAAACATAATATATTTTTCAGATGGAATAGCAAAAGACCTTTCCCATGCAATAAGTATATTTCCAGTAGTTGAAAGGGATTTAGTTGTGAAAACAGCACTATGTATAAGTGATACATTTTACAATAAATGGATTTCATCAGCTATAGAAGAAGGGGGAAAGATAGTATTTTTGAAATCAGGTTTGAAAAAGTTTACAAGTAAAGAGCCTAAAGCCTATATAAATCAGATTGTATCTTATTATAGAAAGGTTTTAGAGTATGGAATAGAGATAAGAAGTACATCAGAATTAATTAAATTGTACAAAGAAAAGAATTCAAATGAAGAAATGAAAGTTAAATTAAATATAAAAGAGAATACTTCATTACAAGAAGATAAAGTTAGAAAGAAAGTAATAACTTTAGAAAATGTAGAACAATATGGAGCTAATGGAACTATTATTGTCAACTCTGATGATATTATAACTGACTTGGCAAGAGAAAAAGCCAGAAATTTAAATATAGAAATAAAGCAATTTTATGGAGGTGACAGATAATGAATCAATCATTAGGATTAGTTGAAATTAGAGGAATGTCAACAGCAGTTGTAGTGGCTGATGCTATGGCAAAATCCGCTAATATAAAAATTGTTGGAATAGAAAATTCAAAAGGTTTAGGATATATGACTATAAAAATTACTGGAGATATTGGAGCAGTAAATGCTGCCGTAAGTGCAGGTAAACAAATAGGAATTACAAACAATAACTTTGTATCATCTAAAGTTATTCCAAGACCATCAGATTTTGTATATAAAGTTTTCGGTACAAATAAAGAAGACAGTAATGAAAACATAGATAAAAAAG
Proteins encoded:
- a CDS encoding glycyl-radical enzyme activating protein; the encoded protein is MDSINYNMAGTVFDIQRFSLHDGPGIRTIVFLKGCPLHCRWCSNPESQNNNPIVMYKKSDCFRCGRCISVCKIGAISFNNETHIDRNICTSCGECTNVCPSGALVLKGKMMTIQQAIKELKKDGTIFRRSDGGITLSGGEPLVQYEFASELLLACKGQGWNTAIETTGFGSEEAIEKVIPYVDTVLLDIKHINPQIHKEFTGVSNEIILKNAKRISQITKTVVRVPVIPEFNYSCKGIEDIAKFVKTLENVDTIHLLPYHTFGENKYDLLGREYVLDGLKRLNEEDLDEHKKIVESYGIQCIIGG
- the pduB gene encoding propanediol utilization microcompartment protein PduB, with protein sequence MDQNLIEKVMKQVTEELGVKKEKAKENCTENKSIGMTEFVGTAMGDTIGLVIASVDSMLVETMNLGKYRSIGIIGGRTGAGPQIWAVDEAVKATNTEIISVELPRDTKGGAGHGSLIYIGADDVSDARRAVEIALQALPKYFGDVYSNDAGHLEFQYTARASYCLEKALGAPLGKAFGMTCAGPAAIGTVLADIAVKAANVEVVGYCSPSNGTSYSNEIILTFTGDSGAVRQAVKAAISAGKKMLGALGDEPKPTTTPYI
- a CDS encoding BMC domain-containing protein, with the protein product MNSEALGMIETKGLVGAIEAADAMVKAANVILVGYEKIGSGLVTVMVRGDVGAVKASVDAGTAAASAIGQVVSTHVIPRPHTDVEKILSNIK
- a CDS encoding BMC domain-containing protein is translated as MNQSLGLVEIRGMSTAVVVADAMAKSANIKIVGIENSKGLGYMTIKITGDIGAVNAAVSAGKQIGITNNNFVSSKVIPRPSDFVYKVFGTNKEDSNENIDKKENNEENVKIDNSLTDCEISELNEEADDNLENKE